The Bombus huntii isolate Logan2020A chromosome 2, iyBomHunt1.1, whole genome shotgun sequence genomic interval TCAGCGGTAAAGCATGACTTGAGAATGATTAAAGATGCCTTGGAGACTTTAAAGGAAAGtattttgaagaaaatgtTTCAATTACCAAACGAATTAGACAGGAAGACACCGGTCGAGGGTCCTATCGTATTAAAACGCGTTAATTCTTTGAACGAACGCGCACACCCGGATAAGAAGAATCACATCGAAATTGGAAGACATCTTGGTTTGTTGGAGTATAGAAATCCAATGCAGTACTATTTATGTAACGACGCGGCTCTTTTCGAACTTGGTATATTAAGTTACGCTGGAAAAATACTTGGCGCGGATAATATGATCAGAGTAGCGGGCGCAGATTTTAGTCGTAGCTTGATAATAGACGGTTCTGGTTTAAATCACGAAGATCCTGCGGATGCTTTTATAATAGACAATTATAACGAAGTAGATAAAGATTCGCCGAATCGTATGCACCTTGTTGGAGGTGCaagtttattttcatttttggCAATGCACGCAAAGCAGTTAATAGACCCACGTCATTTTCCAATAGCATATTTTTCCACTGGGAGGCAATACACCCCTTTTCGAGCAGGTTCTACCCCGATTGGTTTGTTCACTGTTTGTCAAGCTTCAGCTGCGCTTGCGTTTATATTGGTGAAGGATGGGAAAAGCGAAGAGTATCATACGCAATTTGAAAGATTGTTAAACACCGTATGCAAGTTGTACGATAACGTGTGCGATCATTATCAAATTGTGCTGAGATCATCTTCAGAATTGCGGCCGTGGGAATCAATGCGCGTATCTTTCGAACTGTGGTCTCCCTTCTCGAGACAATACATCGAAGTTGGTCATATATCCGTGTACGGTGAATATTTTAGTAAAAGATTGCAGATTATTTATCAGTCGGTAGATGGACCATCCTTCCCTTCCGTGATATCTGGCACTGTATTGTCGGTACCACGGCTTCTAGGATGCTTATTGGAACAAAATCCAGATAAATTTGTTATTCCACAGAAAGTCTTGGAACATATGCCTGCAGATAATACTTGTCTCTAAATTTAGGAAACGTATTTCCAAATACTTGTGTCTTGCACCATGATTTCCGCATACTTTTTGATGTTTGTCGTTTCTAgcgtattttgtttatatttatactgtTATATTGTATCGTGTATATGATATATGCgtagtatttatatatatatatatttctttttcctttttgtcgaaataaatatatttatatttaaatatccgCGTGGTTGTTTGCTTTATCTGGTCGTTTATTTGTATAGTTACGTATAAATGCTTGAAACAGCATACATTTATACGTGTTGGAGGCAGCATTAAAAGTCGAAATGCTTTTGTCTTTCGcttgaaaaattttataccAATCTGTACGTTGGGTCGCGTACACGTTATTTCCGTACGATAAAACTCAAAAGATCAATATATAACATGGTTTTAAAATTTGGAGAATTACCGGTAcgaataagaaaaattatgtattatacgTTGTGCGCAACGCATCAAAGATTTTGGGCAAAATCCATTTCTCATGGCTTACCGAATTTCTTGAAACGATCGGTGCACGCTTTAGTGCCGATGGTGCCAGGTAAAATAACGCATTCTCGAAATTGCGCATAAaagaataatgaaattttcttaacaattttataatacgaTTACGTACATTACTATTTTATtgttaagaaatgaaaaactAACTAGCACTTATTTTGTCGCAGCATTTCTATCGACGGTTGTGATCGTTAAATGGGCTAACGAGGAATATAGAAGATCAAAAAGGAAGGATCGACAATTAAACGAaagagatgcataaaacgatTAGAACGGATCAATAACAATCGTTACACTCGTTGCCCGTTCTCgttaacaataataataatgatgatgataataataataataacaacaacaacaacaataataataatacccTTGTTCTGTCGTTTTATCGTAATTTTATACCAAGTATTTTGTTTTGCTCGAACAAAGaataatacgaataatatgtAGAGCAATTACATGGAGATTACAAGCGAAACAAAGAACATTAAAATAGATATCGTTAATAATCCAATGCACAAATCAGAGCTACGCCTCTCTTGATCCAATGAGCTTGCGGTTTTTGACTAGGAATTTCCATCGGCAATACAAAATTTGTCGAATGACCGGTAGTGCTCAATGTTCCTGCTCGGTTGATAGTTTTGTACACGGGACAAACGTAGATTCCTTCGGGCTGCTTGTGATCTACTTCCGGCAAAAGTAGAATCGGAAGCATGTCTGCGAAAAAATATTCACGAAATCACTTAGACAGAGAGTTGGTATTATCACaaagagagggaaagaaaGGATTTTTAGTAgaggttatagcatataatttagtaaaaaatggATGTAGATGATAAAATTCAATTGTAATCATCGATAGCAGTTATAAAATAGCAAATGGTAAATAGGTATATTTTAAATAGGTACATATCGTAGCGCAATAGATAGAGAATATGTATACCGAAAGCACGTCGAAATAATTGATCGAATACGCCGAAGCTATGGAAAAGAATATGACGTTTATAACGTTTCTTCgaatatcgttatacttaCTAGTATATAGTTCCTTGGGTAAAGATTCGTTTAAATAGTTTCCATCCCATCGACATCCTTCAAGAAACAGGCCATAAATAACACAACCATTTGGCGGTCTGTGCTCTGGTATCGATTTTAATACCTACAACGTTAAAAGTAATTCGACGTTTATCCGTTTTTACGTTTCTTTATCGAATCTTTATCCATAGTATATCGTAGTTTGCGTAAAATTCGCATTTCACATTTCGGCGATCTAACAAGATGTAACAAGAATAATATCGTAGGAAAttgatcgttcgatcgattcgCTACCTGGAAACTGAAATCAATCGCGTCGATGGATACGACGTATTTGCGTGCGAAATTCTGCAAAGTGCCCGTTAAAAATGCTTGCGGAAAGTAGAAACCGGAAATCCAAAAGGCTGCCGGTATCCCTCTGTTTTCCCAAGATCTTAAAAATTGGATTCGTTCTTTCAAGTCCAGGAACCAAGCACCTGCACCACCGTCGAACTCGATCATTCAAAGAAAGATTGGAAAGTCTGTTCCGACAACGAATCGAACGGTTAAACTTCGATAAGCGACAGTGAAAGCGTTACCGAGAGGTTTTAACGAAGGATAACCCTTATCTTGCCAAACTTGCGGAATTCTGTTAGTGTAGAGGCTGTTGGACACAATTTCCAAGTATTCGGACATGACAACCAATCCTTTTAAAGCTTTCAACAGATCCACCAGTGTTGTTTTTACCACATCCAGTAAACCGTTATAGCGTATAGCTTCTTGAAGCAGTACAGTGTTAAAGGACTCTTCGTACAATACCGGATACCTGAGATATATTTCCGTTATCGTGTATTCGTTGTGGCataaaacgaaacgaacgaacgaacgaaagacGAGTATCGAAGGTTTTCGTAGCGTCTTTTGTACGTTCGAAATGTAGGGAATCTCGGTTGTCGAAGTCGTGTTAGGCTCGTAAGGCGGAATAACGATCGCGAGcgtagaaaataaaaggaCGAAGAAGGTGACGCAAATCGCGATTCGTGGTCGTTTGCCGCATAGACAGAGAAACAGAGACGCTGTATCCATGTATGCGcgtaaagaatataaaatacttttgCTGCATAGCGGCCAAATCGAAGGTTCGTGGTATCGTCGACAGCATATCTCGGGCTAATCGATTGGTCACCTCTTCGACACTGGCAGCCGCGGTTCCGACTTGTCGTGGCTGAAGCGCGAGTAACGTGTTCAGGCAGGCGTACGTTTCCGCTTGCGCGAAGCTAATATCCGCGTTTGGATGCATTCCGAacatcgatgggtcgtcgttgaGGGGGAAGGTTTTCACGTACTCGATATAATCGTGGAACGTGGCCGTGTCTGGTAGCTGGAACGCGCGAAAAACGTTTCGTTGTTCGCGATTTGTCGTAGAAACGCAAGTGGATCttaaattgaattacgattatTCCGGTAAACAACGGATAACGTCTATCGTACTGCTACTATCGCGACACCGTTTCCGATACCGTTCGTACATCTTCTATTCCGGAAATTATCTCGAAGATTTATCTCgtaatatttcgaaaaatattacgtttctaacgattttcatttttttaatctttctcGAGGCTATCGATATCGGACGGATAATTTTCAGTTTCTTCGCGTCGTAAAACCACGCTACGACAACGATACACACTTGAACGTAACGTCCTTCTTCGTCGAATTGATACGACGACGACAGAATCTCTTGCCTGTAAAAATCTCGTAGAATGGTTAGCACGCATCGACGATCCCAGTCGTCCGTGATTCGGCCGCCATAATTTATGTGACCAGCTGTGTATATCAACACCTGTTTGAACGACGCGAAACCATGAGAAATCAAGCCGTGCAACTATGCACGTGTATAGATATAATACGAGCTTAAGCTTTTATACCTTAAACGGAACGGTATCGTATTCCAAGAGAAACATGTGCAACTGCGATATGCATATCCTTAAATCACCGTCGGTGAACTCGTACGGTATATTGAATCCTAAGGAACCGAACTTTCTTCGTTCCAGTAGCACCGAGTGAAACAGACACAAGGAAAATACCAACCATTTGAAGTGGCCAACTTTCGCATGAGTAGAGTCGATAAACGTTTGCATCTCCGTCACTTGCGTCAAGTACACGCGAAACATGTTTGCCTGAAAGCGAACAACGCTTTTTTCTCTTCCGTCCTCTAAAGAATACTTTCCACGAGTTTGGTAGAATTCTACGTAAAGGATCGAGGAAGATATTCTTCGAAGAGAACGAGAAAAAGGTAGAAGGCAAGCAAggttttcaatttaaaatactACCATTTTGTTTACCTTTATTCCCCGGGGTGGTTCGACCGTCATTTTACTGCTGTTCTGAAGAATGCTGACGGGAAAGTCCGGCGAAGGTGCGGAGGTTAGCCATAAGCGAAAATCACGATGGTTTTTCGCCCGTGATAGACGCTCGACCAACGAATCCAACTCCGGCATCCAACTCGGAGCTAAATGACAATTCTGCGAAAACGTATCCTCGATCTTTCTACTATTTCTTTCATCGTGTCGTTAATTGCGTACGCTTCGTTATCCTTTGCTCTTCtggttattattattaattctcgATGGTAAATTTGTGGGAAAAACTAAGATCACGGCTATTTAACGAATATCCTGCGCCTCTCACTCGAAAAGTATCTCCACGATATTCGGTGGTAATTCAACGAGATGAACAAATAAGAGACAGGGAACTCTTGGTTTCGTCGCGTTAATCGAAACGCGTCTCTCCGTATCTTTATCTCGTTGTCGAGCAACGATAGATTTGCTTCCTGCTCCTTTTCGCGTACGTACAGGTATATCCCGAAGATAAACAGGCTATCATCCTCTTCTCTCTACCCCTGTCTGTTATCGTTCTCCAACGGCGTCGTCCTGTTTCTTTGAACAACGATATATCCGTTCGATCGACGATCGCGATATTTCTCGGTCTAACTTTTCGaaacttaaaaatttcaaCTTTCACCGTGATCGAACACTTTAACAAACGCTCGATCTTAGTTTCTCTCCGCCCAATATTTATCTCGTATTGCGCGTTTCTGTCACACGAATTACGCGATTCCGTTATTTCGAACGTTCGTTTCATCGATTTACGTAACGCGATACACGTAGATAAACTCTGTTAAACGAACGTAAATTACGATAATACGGCCAATTTAATCGCAATTGCACGCTACAACTGCTGGAAATTTATCATTATATCGCTTTGACCGAAACAACGTATTTCCTATCTACGTTATACGCGAATTACGCGTAAAACATTAAAACGAGACATTTTTCACCGACGTAGTTCGAAACACGATATATAGAATTTTCGAATGTTGGAAGGCGAACGCGATGTAACACGGGAGATGGGGTATTTTGAGACGAAAACTCGTACTTTGCCGAAACCTACGCGTTCGAACAACTCGTTCGCCTACTCTTACCCGTAAAACAAGCTATAAATTTACACAGATTAACAGGCAACTTTCGTTTCTTTGTTTctggaagaaaaaggaaaaagaaaaggaaaaaaaagaaagtcaTACCTGAAAGAAACACCAGTAACCTTGCTCCGCCGATAACTTTAACATCGCTTCGGCTCGGGGACCTTGTCCCTGTCCGAGCGAGATAGCGTGCAATTTCGTGCTCATCTTTAACTTGTCCGCGAATTTGTACAGTTCCGCCGCGGGATCTGTGCCGGTGGACAAAACGAAGACAATGGGCGTAGTTGGCGAAGATTCGTGGTAAACGGCAGACAGTTCGGTAGTTCGAGGCTCGACGAATTCGTGGCCTAAATATTTGGCCAAGTACAGTTGCATCGCGTTGGTCACTTTGTCGGGTCGAAGACACTTGAGCAGCAACATCTTCTGAAAGTCGTCCAGCTTGGATCGCCATGGTTCTGGATACGCGGCTCTGCACGGGAAATCGATTAAAGCGATACTTGTCTCGGAAAATTGCTTCGACGTCTCAGGATTTAGAAACGCGCGAAAATCCTAGGAAATTCCTTTcctattttccctttttcctttAAAACGGCCATTAATCGATAGGATCGAAAACGATAGTAATAGGATGGACAAAATTCTCCGATATTTCCTTTGATCGTAAACCGAAATACGTGGAATGTTTTGCATTTTCGTTCTTCGTATGCGTCAGTTTTACGCGTTCGTTCCTATCTCGTGATAAACTGGTAAATCTGAAAACTGTTCCTAAAGACtaaatagagagagagagagagagagggagagagagttACTCACAGATGCGCCTCCTGAGCGTCGAACACCGTTTTGAATCGAGTCACCGACTCTTTGAAGAATTCGACGAATGTCCGAAAGCTTGGCAGATTCTCGAGCGCCTGAATCTCCTTCCAGCAACGCGGTGTAATCCATTCTGGCGCCGGGTTTTCACTTTCCTacgagataaaaaattttctagTATAAAATAGAGTGTGCCGAGTTTATTTCGCACACGTGGTCGCCTGCGACAGTCGGCGAATAGTTACGGTAGTTGTTTTGCATTctaaaattttgattttacCGGTATCCACGATACACGGATATTCGGATCGAACGGTGATACCGAATCCGAAAATTAGAGAACAAGAAGCAAGAAAATTAGTTTTCGCTACGCTAGTCGAATACGTACGCGTGTACGGGTTTCGGCGTTCGCTGCCACGGATAAAACGTTTACGTTCGATATGGTTATCGGATCGAATAAAAGAAAGGGACGATCgcgtatgaaataaaattgaaactgCCGATCGCGAAGAAGCGAGTCCTTTGGATAAATCGAGCCAAGTGATAATTTTAAGAAGGTCGGGAAACGTTTCGAGGCAGCAACGAATCGCTAGAATGTTCCTAAACGAGGATAAATTTGACGAAAGAATCGCGTTTCTTACTTGCATCGGTTCGGCTCCCGACAAAAGATGCCTCCATTCGATCGCGTCGATCGAATCGTCGTTCATACGAATCCTAGCGCAAACGAGGAACGCGAAGTGAAGCTTGTGTTTTTCAAACAGACTGCGACACACGTTCGAGAACAGCGACAGCATGAATTTCCCGTTGATATTTGCCACTCGTACTTGGATATCGGCTGAAAATTATTACCATCGTTAGATAGCGTCTGTAGAATCTAGAAGCGACGATCGAAGCGTCGCGTGCACTTATTCGTCGATCACCGATTGATCGTATTTATCGAAATTGTTCGCTAACCGCTCTTTTCCGTCGCCAGTATGCTGTTGTTGAAGATGTCGACGAACCATTCGAGCGAGTACTGATACATCGTGTCGATGAACTGCAGATCGGAGAGACAAAAGAAGAGGATACGGGCGCGAATCGCCACTGGTATATACAGCGATCTGGTCGTGTCGATGTCTACCTGGGTGATCTCCGCCTCTTTCATCTTTACCTACGCGCGTTACTCTTATTACCGTTTATCGTTTATCGTTTATCGTTTATCGTTTATCGTTTATCGTTTATCGATCTCCCTCCTCTCCACCCGTTTGCCGGTTTTCTAGCAGTGTGGTAAGAAGGACGGGTGGGAGGAAGGCTTGGCCCAGTGTTACCGGGACTTTTAAAAGGTCGATCGACTCGACGATATCGGTAAGGTTTAAGGTCGAGGCGAACCTTGATCTGCTCGCTTTTAACTTTGGACGCCTCCAAAGTGAGAATAAGATCCATGTCGTCGACGGCGGAACCCTCGGACACCGACAATCGATACAGAATCCTGTCTTCTATCTGCTGTAGCTCTTTTCTCATTTCGGCGTTCGATTCGATCAGAACGTTTCTCGCTTGCTCGAGGTCCGGTCGTTCCTGGATGGCGACCAACGACAGCATCTGATCCTCCAGACCTCTGTTACAGTCGATATTTCTCCATTTTAATCTCGCCAACGTTCCAACATCGATCGTTTCGACCGTTTGCCATTTCGCTAGAAAGGATTCGCCGCGGCTTACGTGGCGGTGAGCGCAAAGTTGACCAGCAGTATTTTCACGCACACTTCGGGCGTGTAACGCGGGCTCGAGAGTCTGGTGGTGAGGAAGAGCCGGAAATCCGGATTGTAGGGAACGATGTTCTCGCCAACTTTGACGCACCATTGGCCGCCATGCTCGAACAACGATCTCAAGAGAATCGGGTCTAATCCTGCCTCCAGCTCTTGGCCGACGTTCTCCACCAGGCAGGCTCTACCAAATCGCACGCAGGACTCGACCACGCGAAGCAGCTCTTTGTCCTTCATTCTCGCCACCGATATGCCGTTGCCCTTGTACTACTTGCCCGTAAAGCGTAGTTTCTTTAATTTATCGTCTACTATGTTCGATACGACAAATACGATATCGCTCGCTCGTTGCTCACCATCGAACGTATCCATTTGTTCGCTTGCGCTTGGGGGTCGATAAACAGCGGCCAGCGATTCGAGTGCATCGCCAGCACGGCGTTTTCCACGGATAGCGTATCTCTGGGTAATCCCTCGATTTGCCACCTTCTTATCTCCACTTGATCGCCCAAAGTGGATACGGGGTCGCTGCCCGGCGTGTGCGGAACCCCTTCGCCGAGAACCTTTTTCCACGACGATAACAGCGTCTGTCGATACGCGTCCGTAAAAGGTGTCAAATAGGCTATCGCACCTGTAATTGCGATTAAGAACGTCGAAATTTCTCGTTTTCCAGAAAACGGCCAAACCTTCTCTCGACTTGCGagcaaacgtacagaaaaaaaaaaagaaaaaaaagagaaatggaaaagagaaagaagaaaaagaaacgttgATACCGGAAGCTAGGAGGATATCGCCGACGGCGTTTTTCAACGACGTATTTAGTTCGAGCACCGTGGTGGTCCAACGTATCTGTTCCCCGGCAAGACCGTCGATCAACCTGACAGCTCTTCCCATCCTATCTTCGCAAAGCTGCTTTTCCCGCTCCAGTTCCGCTTTCCTCTCCTCCTCTTCTCGCAGAAGCTTTCGCAGTTGCTCCACGCCTTCCTCCACCTCCCTCAGTCTCTGTATCGCCATATTCAGCGTCTTCTCGGTCTCCACGAGAGCCGCCTCGGCTTTCGCCAATGCCTCCATCTTTGGTATTACTTTCAGATTTACGAAATAGTAGTTGTACATCGCGTGCACCCACAGGCACAGCGAGTGACACGCCTTTGACACGTATTGGATCTGAAACAGCGCGATCTCGTTTTGCTCGCTGTGTAGCAGCTTTTCTCCTATTTCCTCTTTATCACCCGACCGCTGTACACGATTCTCGCTTTATACCGTATCGCTGTACAAATCGCTACTTGCCTCGTCTCTGACTGTGAAACACGCGAGAAAACTATGTTCTCGCGAACCgaacaatttcaaattatagGCGTCGTGTAACGCGGATGTGGCGATAATTTAGCCTTCGCGCAGTAAAGAGACTGGAATTCAGCGGCTTGGATCTCGGTCGGTAGTTTCTTTACGTCGAGGAAACGTCGAAGCCAACCGATTCCAATCAACGCGCAAATCGACCATCGTATCGAATctcgaaaatttcttttttttttgtttgcttttgcttttttctatttccatttttctatttcctattttctattttctattttctatttcacgCAGAGTTTCCATTCGAcggaatatttttcgtttaaatttaaaaaatcttttatgCGCTGAAAGTACGTACGCATACCCGGGCGCGTAACCCGGAAACGTTCGCGTTCGTCGCTAGAACGCTAGAGTTAATTTCAAGCAACTGCGGTTATGCTCGTTTGAATCGTACCTTGGATGGTTGAAAATCGGGATTTTCGATGTAGGGCTTTagcttatttattatttcttcggTCAGATTCTCTTTATCGTAGTTCTCCATGGTGTATAAAAAGTGGCCCGGATCCGAGAGCATCAAGCTGCCAGGTGTCCAGTAATCCAGTTTCGTTTCGGCCCCGAATTTTCCACCCACCGGCACCTAACGTTCCAACGAACGCTACAAACTATTTCTCGAATATTCCGGAGCCGGAAATCGCAAGGAATTTCCGACGACCGTGGTCGGAGGCAGACGGTGTTGGGAAATTTGAGAAAAATCGAGAACGCGGCAAAGATAAGAGAGCCAGGAATCCTGTTTTAATTCTTTTCCGCCTCTAGACGTATCTATCGTACCAATAACGTTTATCTCCTTCGTGATATATATAGTCGAGTTCGCGAGCGGACTTTTCTCTCGCAAACACCTACGAACCTTGATCGGTTTCACGTTGTTTATGATACAGATGGCTTCGATGACGAGAAGCACGCCGACCGGTGGCCTTTTCATCGCCTTCACCTCGGTGATGTCGTTTCTGTTCAGGGCCTTCAAGCTCTTTTCGGCAGCGATCAACATCGGTCGTGCTTCACCTGTGTGGCAAACATCGGCGAGTATCGATCGAATCG includes:
- the LOC126873076 gene encoding serine--tRNA synthetase-like protein Slimp produces the protein MANHVARFVEKRMVLKCITRNTLKFVDTLWISKRRYTSALFISNIDGKEYYSFIQPYIDFDKRLTDMERLQQDLAARKLNLNAKDVKSMWDFYNSVHTNKSKLEQRSQEISNKLVPFFEKQESLTTGEQAEFTKLKLQISAVKHDLRMIKDALETLKESILKKMFQLPNELDRKTPVEGPIVLKRVNSLNERAHPDKKNHIEIGRHLGLLEYRNPMQYYLCNDAALFELGILSYAGKILGADNMIRVAGADFSRSLIIDGSGLNHEDPADAFIIDNYNEVDKDSPNRMHLVGGASLFSFLAMHAKQLIDPRHFPIAYFSTGRQYTPFRAGSTPIGLFTVCQASAALAFILVKDGKSEEYHTQFERLLNTVCKLYDNVCDHYQIVLRSSSELRPWESMRVSFELWSPFSRQYIEVGHISVYGEYFSKRLQIIYQSVDGPSFPSVISGTVLSVPRLLGCLLEQNPDKFVIPQKVLEHMPADNTCL